In Dasypus novemcinctus isolate mDasNov1 chromosome 8, mDasNov1.1.hap2, whole genome shotgun sequence, the genomic stretch GAGGGAAAACTTTTAGCCTTAAATCCCACTTTATAGAAGATCAAGAAATTCATTTAGTGGTAAAAGGTTTTGGTCCAAATTTGCATCCAGGTCAGCCTCAGAAAAGTCACACATGGGAAAAAACTtatgaatgtgggaaagctttaAATAAGAAATCATGCCTAAAGAAATATCAGAGAACTCACATAAGAGAGAAACCctttaaatgcaatgaatgtgggaaaTCTTTCAACTATAATTCAATTCTTGTAGCACATCAGAGAACACACACAGGGGAGAAATCCTTTGAATGTAATGAATATGAGAAATCTTTCAAGCATGTTGCAGGCCTAAGTAAGCAGAGCATTCATATAGTGGAAAAATCATATAAATGTGATGAATATTGGAAAGCTTTCAAACTGAAGTCAGGCATTAGAAATCATAGAAGTCAAACATGGGAGAAACCTTATAAATGTCATCAGTGTGGAAAAGGTTTCAGTGCGAAATCACAACTCAGAGGACATTATAGAATTCACACAGGGGAGAAACCTTTTAAATGTAATCAGtgtggaaaagctttcagccATAAATCAAATCTCAGAGAACATCAGAGAACTCATACTGGGGAGAAACCATATAAATGTGATGAATGTGGAAAATTTTTCAGGCATAAATCAACTCTTAGAGGACATCAAAGAagtcacacaggagagaaaccctatgtgTGTAATGAttgtggaaaagctttcagtgaAAAGTCAGTCCTAAGAagacatcagagaattcatacaggAGAGAAGCCATATCATTGTGATGTATGTGAGAAAGCCTTCAGTACAAAGTCAGGTCTAAGAATACATCAAAAAACTCACACAGGGGAGAAGCCCTTTCAATGTAGTGAATGTGGGGAATCTTTTGACTATAAGTCAATACTCATAATACATCAAAGATCTCACAAAGGGGAGAAGCCATTtgaatgcagtgaatgtgggaaaatgtttgACTATAAGTCAACCCTCAGAATACATCAGACAACtcatacaggagagaaaccctttgaatgtaatgaatgtgcaaAATCTTTCAGCCATATTTCAGGGCTAAAGAAACATCAAAAAACTCACACAGGGGAAAGACCACATAAATGCGATgaatgtggaaaagctttcaAACTGAGGTCAGGCCTAAGAAAGCATCACAGAattcacactggggagaaaccctataaatgtaaTCAGTGCGGAAAATGTTTTGGTCAGGAATCGCAATTGAGAGGACATTATAGAATTCACACAGGGGAAAAACCCTATAAATGTAATCAGTGTGGGAAATCATTTGGTCAGAAATCATGTCTCAGAgaacatcagagaactcacacaggGGAGAAACCTTACATATGTAAAGAATGTGGAAAAACTTTCAGGAAGAAATCTACTCTCAGAGGACATctaagaactcacactggagagaaaccctatgcatgtaatgaatgtggaaaagctttcagtgaGAAGTCAGTCCTAAAAagacatcagagaattcatacaggAGAGAAACCATATACTTGTACTCAGTGTGGAGAATCTTTCAGCCAGAAATCAAACCTAAGAGTACATCAGAGAACCCACACAGGGGAGAAGCCTtttgaatgcaatgaatgtgggaaaTCTTTTGACTATAAATCAAACCTCATAatacatcagagaactcacacaggagagaaaccatTTGTATGTAATGAATGTGAGAAGTCTTTCAGTCAAATTTCAGTCCTAAGGAATCATCAGAGAACTCATACAGGGGAAAGACCATATAAATGTGAGGAATGTGGGAAGGCTTTCAAAGTGATGTCAGGTCTAAGAAAACATCATAGAACACACACAAGTGAGAAACCTGGTAAATGTAAAATCAGTATGGAGAATCTTTCAGGCAGAAACCAAATTTCAGAGTACATCAGAGACCTCATACCAGGGTGAAAGCCTATAAATATAATTAGCATGGAAAATCATTCAGGCAGAAATCATATAtcagaagaaatcagaaaaatcacacaggagagaaaacttAATGTAATGAATGTGTAAAGCTTTCTATGATAAATTAGTCCTAGGAAACCATCAAGAGAACTTGCACAGTTTTAAGTAGAGTGGAGAAAGTTTCAGCCAGAAACCAAACCTCAGAGTGCTTACACAGGGGAGAAATCCTAGAAATTCAATAAATGTGGGAAACATTCAGACAGAAATCAAGACTTCAAGAACATCaggggaagcaaatttggctcaaccaatagagcatctgcctaccacattggaggtccagggttcaaacccagggcctcctggcacttgtggtgagctgggccacacacagtgctgatacacgaaggagtgccataccacgcagggtgtcccttgtgtaggggagccccacgtgcaaggagtgtgccccgtaaggagagccacccaacgcaaaagtgcagcctgcccaggagtggccctgcacacacggagagctgatgcagcaagatgatgcaacaaaaaagaaacacagaaagaacATCAGAAAGCCTGCACAGAGGATTAAACATATCAGTGTAGATTTGGGTAACTCTCAGCTGGAAATCAGGCCTCACTGAACATCCAAGAACATgcataggaaaaaaaatcctgtgAATAAAGAAAGATGAACCTTCTGTAACGTATCACTTTCTTTAAATATCATAGAATTTATGCAAGAAattcttgaaaatatatttaatttggaCAGTCTTTTAGACAACTGCCCTCATTGTGTATCAGGGAATTCAAGAAAGATACCCTGTAGATATAATTAATATGGGAAATATTTCATGTGAAGCCAACCTTCAAAAAACTGAAACCTGCCCCCAAAACTCTGAGAAAGTGAAAATGGGAACACTTTGTGCTAGCAATCATAACTCATTCATGATCAGGGAAATCACACAGTATAAAACCTAGAATTAATAATGTATGTGTTATAACCACAAGCAATAATCTAACTTTTCCAGTAcaacagaaaatataaattgaTGTTGGTGACCTCATggtataataaaatacaaaagaaagatTTTTGAATGTTATGAGTGTAGAAAATATTTAGTATGTCAAATCTCAACTTGATTTATCCTTGTGTATCCTTTTGAGTTTTAATTGTGTAACCATTTCTTTTCCCTTGTGGCACACACAGTATAAATTCCCCGATTATTCTTTCATCTATGTGGAATCATATCACCAGCCTCTGAATAGTGGCACATAGGAGTCAGTGGCAATCCAGTCTTATTAAAGATATCCCTCAAATGTTGTCTCCTGTCTCTTGGCAAAACAAGAAAGTGTTTATTCTCTTGAAAACTATGGAACTCAAAAACTGATGATGGAGAATACAAGAATGAAGGAGTCAAGGTGAAAGAGTGGCTGTGGAATAGCATTTTTTCCTCCAAGTACACAACTGGATTTTGTGACAAAGAAATACACTTATTCTCTTTTGAGCTTCTGTAGGTGTATAGGTGTACTTGATGCTGAGGTATACTCATGATAgattaataaaactttaaaatgtgaCTCATGTGAGACATGTGAGCTCAGTGTAAATATCAGAAATTTCACACAGGAGTAACCACTGATGACATCCTAAATGATCAAAAGCTCTTATCCAAAATTATTATTCACTACTAAACAGGTAAATATCAGAGAAGATACCCAAGATTTTCACACAAATAATTTCCCAAAATGATGTCTCCT encodes the following:
- the LOC101432390 gene encoding zinc finger protein 782-like isoform X2, whose amino-acid sequence is MSKRLESLGSPSASWALSLSRVSAPTLQFIGLIQDHKQGAFPLTLYRDLSSSRFPTVRIIIDIGLKLTRVNMALVSFRDVAVEFTQEEWQYLGPAQRTLYRDVMLENYSHLVSVEDCQHKERLEKSSENQGKQLWQVLFSNKILITEQENISGTRCYLGINNFPSRTVPLTCDAGRSTSLRISSLDPHCQYSREKASEINACEKWLLLTKDSRINIEHKDFHYENVKALSQKEEVIQDQTVQTLGQAFEHIEYGKAFLEKATLVTSKSAHMNEKSYKFNEFGENLCDKPILIVSQSIHKEDNSHYEINEYNCNENGNDFSSITQLPTTDLGGKTFSLKSHFIEDQEIHLVVKGFGPNLHPGQPQKSHTWEKTYECGKALNKKSCLKKYQRTHIREKPFKCNECGKSFNYNSILVAHQRTHTGEKSFECNEYEKSFKHVAGLSKQSIHIVEKSYKCDEYWKAFKLKSGIRNHRSQTWEKPYKCHQCGKGFSAKSQLRGHYRIHTGEKPFKCNQCGKAFSHKSNLREHQRTHTGEKPYKCDECGKFFRHKSTLRGHQRSHTGEKPYVCNDCGKAFSEKSVLRRHQRIHTGEKPYHCDVCEKAFSTKSGLRIHQKTHTGEKPFQCSECGESFDYKSILIIHQRSHKGEKPFECSECGKMFDYKSTLRIHQTTHTGEKPFECNECAKSFSHISGLKKHQKTHTGERPHKCDECGKAFKLRSGLRKHHRIHTGEKPYKCNQCGKCFGQESQLRGHYRIHTGEKPYKCNQCGKSFGQKSCLREHQRTHTGEKPYICKECGKTFRKKSTLRGHLRTHTGEKPYACNECGKAFSEKSVLKRHQRIHTGEKPYTCTQCGESFSQKSNLRVHQRTHTGEKPFECNECGKSFDYKSNLIIHQRTHTGEKPFVCNECEKSFSQISVLRNHQRTHTGERPYKCEECGKAFKVMSGLRKHHRTHTSEKPGKCKISMENLSGRNQISEYIRDLIPG
- the LOC101432390 gene encoding zinc finger protein 782-like isoform X4 codes for the protein MALVSFRDVAVEFTQEEWQYLGPAQRTLYRDVMLENYSHLVSVEDCQHKERLEKSSENQGKQLWQVLFSNKILITEQENISGTRCYLGINNFPSRTVPLTCDAGRSTSLRISSLDPHCQYSREKASEINACEKWLLLTKDSRINIEHKDFHYENVKALSQKEEVIQDQTVQTLGQAFEHIEYGKAFLEKATLVTSKSAHMNEKSYKFNEFGENLCDKPILIVSQSIHKEDNSHYEINEYNCNENGNDFSSITQLPTTDLGGKTFSLKSHFIEDQEIHLVVKGFGPNLHPGQPQKSHTWEKTYECGKALNKKSCLKKYQRTHIREKPFKCNECGKSFNYNSILVAHQRTHTGEKSFECNEYEKSFKHVAGLSKQSIHIVEKSYKCDEYWKAFKLKSGIRNHRSQTWEKPYKCHQCGKGFSAKSQLRGHYRIHTGEKPFKCNQCGKAFSHKSNLREHQRTHTGEKPYKCDECGKFFRHKSTLRGHQRSHTGEKPYVCNDCGKAFSEKSVLRRHQRIHTGEKPYHCDVCEKAFSTKSGLRIHQKTHTGEKPFQCSECGESFDYKSILIIHQRSHKGEKPFECSECGKMFDYKSTLRIHQTTHTGEKPFECNECAKSFSHISGLKKHQKTHTGERPHKCDECGKAFKLRSGLRKHHRIHTGEKPYKCNQCGKCFGQESQLRGHYRIHTGEKPYKCNQCGKSFGQKSCLREHQRTHTGEKPYICKECGKTFRKKSTLRGHLRTHTGEKPYACNECGKAFSEKSVLKRHQRIHTGEKPYTCTQCGESFSQKSNLRVHQRTHTGEKPFECNECGKSFDYKSNLIIHQRTHTGEKPFVCNECEKSFSQISVLRNHQRTHTGERPYKCEECGKAFKVMSGLRKHHRTHTSEKPGKCKISMENLSGRNQISEYIRDLIPG
- the LOC101432390 gene encoding zinc finger protein 782-like isoform X3, which codes for MALVSFRDVAVEFTQEEWQYLGPAQRTLYRDVMLENYSHLVSVGYCFTKPELIFTLEQEDPWLLEEGFLNRSYTEDCQHKERLEKSSENQGKQLWQVLFSNKILITEQENISGTRCYLGINNFPSRTVPLTCDAGRSTSLRISSLDPHCQYSREKASEINACEKWLLLTKDSRINIEHKDFHYENVKALSQKEEVIQDQTVQTLGQAFEHIEYGKAFLEKATLVTSKSAHMNEKSYKFNEFGENLCDKPILIVSQSIHKEDNSHYEINEYNCNENGNDFSSITQLPTTDLGGKTFSLKSHFIEDQEIHLVVKGFGPNLHPGQPQKSHTWEKTYECGKALNKKSCLKKYQRTHIREKPFKCNECGKSFNYNSILVAHQRTHTGEKSFECNEYEKSFKHVAGLSKQSIHIVEKSYKCDEYWKAFKLKSGIRNHRSQTWEKPYKCHQCGKGFSAKSQLRGHYRIHTGEKPFKCNQCGKAFSHKSNLREHQRTHTGEKPYKCDECGKFFRHKSTLRGHQRSHTGEKPYVCNDCGKAFSEKSVLRRHQRIHTGEKPYHCDVCEKAFSTKSGLRIHQKTHTGEKPFQCSECGESFDYKSILIIHQRSHKGEKPFECSECGKMFDYKSTLRIHQTTHTGEKPFECNECAKSFSHISGLKKHQKTHTGERPHKCDECGKAFKLRSGLRKHHRIHTGEKPYKCNQCGKCFGQESQLRGHYRIHTGEKPYKCNQCGKSFGQKSCLREHQRTHTGEKPYICKECGKTFRKKSTLRGHLRTHTGEKPYACNECGKAFSEKSVLKRHQRIHTGEKPYTCTQCGESFSQKSNLRVHQRTHTGEKPFECNECGKSFDYKSNLIIHQRTHTGEKPFVCNECEKSFSQISVLRNHQRTHTGERPYKCEECGKAFKVMSGLRKHHRTHTSEKPGKCKISMENLSGRNQISEYIRDLIPG
- the LOC101432390 gene encoding zinc finger protein 782-like isoform X1, encoding MSKRLESLGSPSASWALSLSRVSAPTLQFIGLIQDHKQGAFPLTLYRDLSSSRFPTVRIIIDIGLKLTRVNMALVSFRDVAVEFTQEEWQYLGPAQRTLYRDVMLENYSHLVSVGYCFTKPELIFTLEQEDPWLLEEGFLNRSYTEDCQHKERLEKSSENQGKQLWQVLFSNKILITEQENISGTRCYLGINNFPSRTVPLTCDAGRSTSLRISSLDPHCQYSREKASEINACEKWLLLTKDSRINIEHKDFHYENVKALSQKEEVIQDQTVQTLGQAFEHIEYGKAFLEKATLVTSKSAHMNEKSYKFNEFGENLCDKPILIVSQSIHKEDNSHYEINEYNCNENGNDFSSITQLPTTDLGGKTFSLKSHFIEDQEIHLVVKGFGPNLHPGQPQKSHTWEKTYECGKALNKKSCLKKYQRTHIREKPFKCNECGKSFNYNSILVAHQRTHTGEKSFECNEYEKSFKHVAGLSKQSIHIVEKSYKCDEYWKAFKLKSGIRNHRSQTWEKPYKCHQCGKGFSAKSQLRGHYRIHTGEKPFKCNQCGKAFSHKSNLREHQRTHTGEKPYKCDECGKFFRHKSTLRGHQRSHTGEKPYVCNDCGKAFSEKSVLRRHQRIHTGEKPYHCDVCEKAFSTKSGLRIHQKTHTGEKPFQCSECGESFDYKSILIIHQRSHKGEKPFECSECGKMFDYKSTLRIHQTTHTGEKPFECNECAKSFSHISGLKKHQKTHTGERPHKCDECGKAFKLRSGLRKHHRIHTGEKPYKCNQCGKCFGQESQLRGHYRIHTGEKPYKCNQCGKSFGQKSCLREHQRTHTGEKPYICKECGKTFRKKSTLRGHLRTHTGEKPYACNECGKAFSEKSVLKRHQRIHTGEKPYTCTQCGESFSQKSNLRVHQRTHTGEKPFECNECGKSFDYKSNLIIHQRTHTGEKPFVCNECEKSFSQISVLRNHQRTHTGERPYKCEECGKAFKVMSGLRKHHRTHTSEKPGKCKISMENLSGRNQISEYIRDLIPG